The sequence CGCCCGAGCTCGTTGAAAAGCCCCATGGGTTCTTCAAACGAGGGCACCGCGAGACAAAAGCGTTTGCCGGAGCATCCGGGGAAGAACATACTCGATACGCAGTACAGAGTGAATTGTCGTATTAGCTGAAAGTAGGCGCTAAGCCCCCTACCTCAGCGAGCGCCGACCGAACGGGAGGCGCGAGCAGGGAGGGGATACAGCGCCGTACAGTTCTCATACACGATTCGGTGGCAGGCCCACAGGCCCACAGGCCCACGCAATCACAACGTTTGTGCAGTAGGGTAGCATAGTATTGATCGAACCCAATGGAGTCCGACCTCGACTCGGGAGCGCACTCGACGTATTCCCTGCACTACCACCTGATACTCACCACGAAGTATCGGCGCGGAGTGCTAACCGAGGAGCGAACCCAATTCATTCACGAGGTCATCAGCGGGTTCACGGACAACTACGGTGTCGAACTGACGCACCTCGACGGCGAGGACGACCACGTACATATCCTCTTCCGAGCGAAGCCAACCACAGACCTCGTGAAGTTTATCAACACGGCCAAGGGCGCGACTGCCCGCCGTATCCGCAACGAGTACGCGGACGAACTCAAGACCGAACTGTGGGGCGACTCGTTCTGGAACGACTCGTACTGCCTCATCTCGACGGGGCAGGTGTCGCTGGATGTGCTGAAACAGTACGTCGAGGACCAACGCGAGTAGAATGTACTACGCCTACAAGTTCCGTCTCAAGCCGTCCGACGCCCACCGTGAGGAGTTGGACCGCCACCGAGACATTTGTAGGCAACTGTACAACCACACACTCTACCGCCTCAACGAGTACCAAGACGAACACGGTGAACTGCCGTCCATGACCACGCTACGGGCGGAGCTCCCCGACCTCAAGCAGTGGTGGGACGACCTCTCGGACGTGTACTCGAAGGTTCTCCAAACCGTCGTGGAACGCCTGTTCGACAACCTCAACGGGCTCTCGGCGCTCAAGAGGAACGGCTACGGCGTCGGTCACCTCAAGTGGAAGCCCCCACGGGAGTTCCGCAGTTTCACGTACCAGTCTGGCTTCAAGCTCGACAAGAAGGGCGGTCAGACTGTGCTGTCGCTCTCGAAACTCGCGGACATACCGATTCGGCTCCACCGCGCCATCCCCGACATCGCCACCGTGAAGCAGGTCACGCTCAAGAAAGAACCGACGGGTGAGTGGTTCGCCACATTCGGCGTCGAAATGGACCGTGAACTACCCGAGCCTCCCGAGAACCCTGAACGGTGCGTCGGCATCGACGTGGGGATTCTCAAGTACGCACACGACACCGACGGCACGGCGGTCGGGCCGCTCACTCTCTCCGACGAGCGCGAACGGTTGGAGCGCGAGCAACGGAAGCTCTCACGGAAGCAACACGGGTCGAACAACTACGAGAAGCAACGGCGTCGAGTCGCGGAGTGTCACGCCGACCTCCGACGGAAGCGCCGCGACTTCTTGCACAAGCTCTCGGCGTACTACGCTCGGGAATACGACCTCGTGGCGGTCGAAGACCTGAACGTGAAGGGGATGATGGAAAGTCCGTCGAA comes from Haloplanus sp. XH21 and encodes:
- the tnpA gene encoding IS200/IS605 family transposase, translated to MESDLDSGAHSTYSLHYHLILTTKYRRGVLTEERTQFIHEVISGFTDNYGVELTHLDGEDDHVHILFRAKPTTDLVKFINTAKGATARRIRNEYADELKTELWGDSFWNDSYCLISTGQVSLDVLKQYVEDQRE
- a CDS encoding RNA-guided endonuclease InsQ/TnpB family protein — encoded protein: MYYAYKFRLKPSDAHREELDRHRDICRQLYNHTLYRLNEYQDEHGELPSMTTLRAELPDLKQWWDDLSDVYSKVLQTVVERLFDNLNGLSALKRNGYGVGHLKWKPPREFRSFTYQSGFKLDKKGGQTVLSLSKLADIPIRLHRAIPDIATVKQVTLKKEPTGEWFATFGVEMDRELPEPPENPERCVGIDVGILKYAHDTDGTAVGPLTLSDERERLEREQRKLSRKQHGSNNYEKQRRRVAECHADLRRKRRDFLHKLSAYYAREYDLVAVEDLNVKGMMESPSNSRNTASAAWRTFLSLLEYKCDREGTHFVAVNPRGTTKECASCGVSTEKPLWVREHACPACGFEADRDANAAWNILSRGLQDVGVGYSESTPVETALPTGTTTVPAKRVVEAGSPALKERTASAVSE